In the genome of Candidatus Deferrimicrobium sp., the window GCTCGTCGCAGACCCTGTTCGGCTCGACCGGGCCGACCAGCTTCCTGAGCAAGATGACGGCGGGTGCGGCGATCATCTTCATGCTCACCTCCCTGTTCCTCGCCTACTTCTCCGGCACCGGCGGCACGCGCAG includes:
- the secG gene encoding preprotein translocase subunit SecG encodes the protein MYTLIVILHVIVSVALILVILLQTGKGSDIGAVFGGGSSQTLFGSTGPTSFLSKMTAGAAIIFMLTSLFLAYFSGTGGTR